Proteins from a single region of Sinorhizobium alkalisoli:
- the glf gene encoding UDP-galactopyranose mutase — protein MIKLKSGKIAVVGAGLSGAVIGRELAEAGHQVEVFDTRDHIAGNCHTERDKETGVMVHVYGPHIFHTDDREVWDYVNRFERFMPYRNRVKTTSKGQVYSLPINLHTINQFFGKSLRPDEARAFIEEQSDTTIADPKTFEEQALRFIGRELYQAFFEGYTEKQWGCSPAELPASILKRLPVRFNYDDNYFFHTYQGMPENGYTVMVGRILDHPNITVHLQTRFHRDWSGDFTQTFYSGPLDGYFDYEYGRLGYRTLDFERFTYEGDYQGCAVMNYGDASVPYTRITEHKHFSPWEEHSGSVCYREYARACGPDDIPYYPIRLVEDKTQLAQYLARAAQEPFVTFVGRLGTYRYLDMDVTIREALDAARDFLSGSAARASDPKRQASSRLLEST, from the coding sequence ATGATAAAGCTAAAGAGCGGGAAAATTGCAGTGGTCGGCGCCGGACTTTCGGGTGCGGTGATCGGGCGCGAACTCGCCGAAGCGGGGCACCAGGTCGAAGTCTTCGATACGCGCGACCACATCGCCGGCAATTGCCACACCGAACGCGACAAGGAAACGGGGGTGATGGTCCATGTCTATGGACCGCACATCTTTCACACGGATGACCGCGAAGTCTGGGACTATGTGAACCGCTTCGAGCGATTCATGCCCTACAGAAATCGCGTCAAGACGACGAGCAAGGGGCAGGTCTATTCCCTGCCTATCAACCTGCACACGATCAATCAGTTTTTTGGCAAGTCCTTACGGCCGGACGAGGCGCGCGCCTTCATCGAAGAACAGTCCGACACGACGATCGCAGATCCGAAGACGTTCGAGGAACAGGCACTGCGCTTCATCGGCCGGGAGCTCTATCAGGCGTTCTTCGAGGGATATACCGAGAAACAATGGGGCTGCTCCCCGGCCGAGCTGCCCGCTTCCATCCTGAAGCGGCTTCCGGTGCGCTTCAATTACGACGACAACTACTTCTTTCACACCTATCAGGGCATGCCGGAAAACGGCTATACCGTAATGGTCGGGCGAATTCTTGATCATCCGAACATCACGGTTCATCTCCAAACGCGCTTCCATCGAGACTGGAGCGGTGACTTCACGCAGACGTTCTATTCCGGCCCGCTCGACGGCTATTTCGACTATGAATACGGGCGCCTGGGATACCGCACGCTGGATTTCGAGCGCTTCACCTATGAAGGCGACTACCAGGGTTGCGCCGTCATGAACTACGGGGACGCTTCGGTCCCCTATACGCGTATCACCGAGCACAAGCACTTTTCGCCATGGGAAGAGCATTCCGGTTCGGTCTGCTATCGCGAATACGCGCGCGCCTGCGGCCCGGATGACATCCCCTACTATCCGATCCGCCTGGTCGAGGATAAAACACAACTCGCGCAATATCTCGCGCGGGCGGCTCAGGAACCCTTCGTCACCTTTGTCGGCCGCCTTGGAACATACCGCTATCTCGACATGGACGTGACCATCCGCGAGGCGCTGGACGCGGCGCGGGACTTCCTGTCCGGCAGCGCCGCGCGCGCGTCTGATCCAAA